GTTTACTCAGTGCCCTGCACAAGCAAGGCTCATATTTACTCTGGGCCTTTTGAGCCCATATCacaatataaatatttcctaataGTAGTTCTTATGGGAACGAACCTTTGTTTGTGCTGCTGTTCAGAAGCGGTCCCCGGCCACGCTCCTCCTTCGGGATTCCTTCCCAGCTGGCCACGTCACTGTCATCTAGTATTCGACTGCCTTTAATGCAGCAGATTCATGTGAAAGGAAGCCTGCAGTAAGATcatggaaaattttaaaatgtccaGTTTCACTTGCAAATGGTGCATTTCTTACAGGTATGTCACTTCACTCAATTGCTGCTGGGAACATCTTGTGTTCAGCTCCCTTTTCCAGTGTCATTTGAACTTGCGTGACTTTCCTGAAGAGTTATGCTATATGTGTTCCTCATTTTATCTTTGTCTCAAAAGATAAAAAGCGTATTATTTCTCCTAACATCCTCAGGAACAACTTAGCATTTCCCTCTTCTGCATCTCCACATGACAGAGCCGCACAGAATGTTTCCAGTAATTGCTTCTTGCAGTTACACCTGGTATGTCTGCCATGAAGCATTTAGGAGGAGAGGAACTTCAGAAGTACTATTTTGTTTCTACTTCTATATATCCACAGATTATTAAACTAATGACTATCATAACATGTATGCAATAACAACAACAAGATGCAAGTCAAAGCCCTAAAGCCTctttagattagattagattagatttgTACTGGGATTTAACCAGAGAACAGTTGGCTTTGAATCTCTCTTCTCCGTTTATTAAAGTTGATGGTCCTATTCTAACATCACTGGAAAgatattttccccttctttctcccctttgGCCCAATTTCTGATAATATCAGAAGCTTCATGATCTTGAAATGACAACATCCATGTAGGCAACACAGAGGCAAAAAATTCACCAGATAGCACAGCATTCAGTGGATATCAATGATCACCAAAAATTATTGGGTTTACATTGAAAATAGCAAACTTTTCTGATGATTTATCCACAGgagcttttaaatacatttctgcatCATCACTTCAATGCATAGGCTTGTCAAGTATTAGACAGACCCCATGCGGTGGCGGCAGGGGAAACACTAGTCCTGATGACCCTCCAGGGTGGAAACTCTCGCATATATAATAACGAGGATAAGTTTCCAGCGGCGTTTCATTTTTGCCATTTGTGACAGCAACACGTGAAAGTGCTCCCGTCCGCTTTGCCAGTGGGGCCCTGTGTGTCTTCAGTCTCTTAATTCAAGCAAACACGGTCACTTTCTTGTCCTTTTATTGCACACACTCCATTTGGGGTGGATTGCAGGTGGATGCTGCGTGGAAGAACCAGCTATATTTCTCTTATTGTTAGCAACATATATGGGGAAATTTTAGAAGCGCTTTGTATTGCTTAACTTCCTTCTCATGGATCTCAGTGACAGAAGAATGAGGCCAAAATGCGTCTTTCACAAAATTTGTTATCTAATTTGGTATACACGTGACATTGTTTCTCCATGTCAGCGCTAACTTGTAAAGTTAGGTGTTAAACAGCAGAATTAAATATTAAACCAAAATTCAAATATACCTGTACAAGAACATCCAGGAAAATGGATTCAGAGAAATTTTGGTATTATTCTCTCTCCACTGCTTTAACTTTACTTCCTGGATATTTATAAGAAACCAAATAGAGATGTAGGATATGCAAAAATAGAACCAGGGGAAAGAGATCTTGTTCTTTCATGTATTCTGAGTATCAGTCCATGATTTCGGCTATTTTGTTCAGTTACCGAGATGGAAAACATTTGCTGCCGTCTCCTCAGGGGTGCCGTGTCTGGTAAGCTTGCTTTAACAGGCTCCTGAACTGCAACGTAGGGCTTGTGACTGGCCTAATGATTCATTCCTGAAAAACGTTAGCTTCATCAATTTTGGACTCCTTTTCCTCTGTGGTTTTCGAAAGGGGTGTGCCTTTGCACTCTGGTGGAAACAGTGTCTCTAgtaattaaattatttgttttaaagacagaaggGGGTACTTTACACCTATAACAGCCTTGCTCCAGAGGgctagaaaaaaaagcagtttcttcctTTAGTTCCTaaagtttggtgggttttgtggttttttcccctctcgcTCTCCTTTTGTAAAGGCCCTGCCTATGCAGGTCTTCACTTACTGGTCCAGAGCGGTTCTTTTCCAGTGAGAAGCAGATTAGCAACACCTCCacaatgggttttgttttcttggaacAGCAGGTCACCCTTGTAAGCATGGCTTTTGTGttatcaaattaatttaaaatattcaggTGGGTCTACATACCAAGTTTCAGAGAGATAACTACTCCAGTATAGGCTAGCAAGTCACTTCTTGCAGCTATTAGAGCTACTCAGCAAGTACGATCTCCCTAACCAATAGATTCTtaggaattttattttctctttcttttttagaaaCTGAACTATGAACTTCAGGAGACAGAGTCTCGTTTGGACTGTACCTAAAAATAAATCTCTAGCCACCGTAGTCTCCACTAAGAGCAACTATCAAATACTTTATTACCAACAGTATCAGCTGTGgtgctggaaaggacctcagaAGGTAGCGTTGCTTGGCTCAAAACAATTCCTCTCCAGTGCTCTTCTAGTGCAGGCTATCACGTACACAACCACAAGAATTAACCTAAGAATCCTAAGTCCTGGAACATTCACCTACTTGGTGATAACAACGCATACACCACCAGCAGCATTTCCCCGTACTTGCTGCTCTGAAATCAGAATTGTGTcaggcaacaaaaaaataaaaagagagagagagagagaaagaactccccccccccttttaactGAATAATGGCTTTGTCACTTTATCAAAATTCATCACAGCTCTGAGAACGAATATGCCATATATTTTGTTTGGGTCTTTCTAATTATTAATGTCCTGTCTCACCTACTATCTTGGTAGTCCTGTTCTGGACAAACATGTCTTCCTATAACAAAGACTGAGGGCAAAGAGGTATAAATAATACTTGTAAACCTCCTCATGATTTCAAAACATTCTGAAAGCATTTATGGAAGTTTTATGTCACCTCTATCAGATAAATTATCCGTATCCTGAAATAGGGGCATTCGGAAGCCAAGTCTCTTGCTTTCGTATAGAAAGTGTACTCAATAATACAGCCCAAGCTTACATATTCCTAACTCTGCACTTTATTCACGGGCCAACACTTGGCCCGCTCATCTGTTTAGCCATAATCATCATTTCGATCCCATCGCTGGCCCTCCTCTGATCTTCCCAATAGGCAATGTTCCCACTTCAGAGCGATCTCAAGGGTTGTCTCTACAGTAAACGCGTCGCGAAACACACTGCTACAGCTCCCCTTTCCAAATGCTCAAACAAGCAACAGGCCTTTAAAAGCTCACCGCCACACCGTCCCTCCCCAGGGCAAGCTAATGCGGAGACGTGCAGCGACCCAGTACTTCACCACCTCCCACGTTCCTTTAGCCCGGGAACGGGAGGCTGCCTGGCCTGCTTGCCTCTGTCCTGCTGGACTCGGTTGCAATCGCAATAGTTTCCATTCATTGCCAATTAGCTGAGGTCTCCAGAATTGTAAAGAGGACAAATTAACCCCACTGCCTACAGTATGTTATGAGCACAATATACTATTTTCACTTGCTGCGtactttgggaagaaaaatatctggtttATTCTATCCCAGTGACCTAAGCACGGTAAAAAAATTTGGCATAACCTAGCAACAGGATGCTTTCAACTAAGCTAAATCATGATGGAAAACACATTTTAGCTCAGTTTCTTAAAACCTAGCAAACGAAAGCTGAAACGAGTCCGGTATCACCAATGATGACCTTTTCCTACTCTTTCACTATACAAATAGTATAAAGACTTAATTCACAGTACTGATTTTGCAGGAAACCATTAACTGGTATTACAGCTTCAGACGAGAATGTGTAttattctagattttttttaaaaaacactatgAAAGGACTCGCAACTTAGAAAAACCCAAGCAAAGCAGATTAAAACCTTTGACCTTTATCTAATCATCTGCAAGCGCAGTTCAAGAGTTAGCCCTTTCAAACAGCATTACGTAACAACAAACattcttaaaaaacagaaaacatcctcCCTCATAATAAAGGAGTAAAATACTCGTATACGCAACTCTTGCACTAAATACAACCaacaggagggtttttttggtatgtCAGAAGTTGATACCTGGGCACTTGATTTGTATACAGCGGTTGTGCGCACCAGCGGGAAGGTGAACGCGCTCCGGCAGAAGCCAAAGCCTAGGTtccattcccccccccgcccccccggccgcagcttgcctttccttttcttgcctTGCTGCCTTGCCCGGCAGCAAAGTCTCTACAATTTCACATTCATAACTATCAGGACCAGATCTAGAACTCAAGTACTTGAGGTCAGACGTTGTGATTTGGAAAGTCTGAAATGAAGTTGAGGTATCACCAAGACAGGCATGCAATTGGAAAGGACTTTATACAACCAAGTTTTGACCTTGAACAGGGAAGCCCGTTGCCTCGGTCTAAGTAAATAAACATAGAAAAAGTAAATCTCCAGAGCCCCTAGGCAGGAAAAATTAGGTTCCAATAGGGTTAAAAATAGGTTACAAAAATGTGACATTGTATCAGCACAACAGAAGTTACTTTGTTCATAGCAATAATAACATTCTGCTTAAAAAGAACCGCAGCAACCCACAAGATAGGAAAATCAGCTTGCAATCACACATTTTGAAGTCACATGCATTCCAATTCTGAGAGAATTTGTTGCAATTACAATACTTATGATGATTAGCATTTTCACCGAGGCAaccaatggaataaaaaaaaaaaaggggataaAGCTTTCTCAGTAAGAAGATTAACCATCTCACCAGCCACCAACACCCAGCCCCTTCAGTCTCCTTGTACATAAATAAGGATATTCTACAACCGCACAGGAGTGACCACGCAGTCCCTCGGGGACCgagggaggagggatgctctTGCACAATTCTTTGGCaggaagaagcagctgaaaaCTCTCCCATTTCCACCCTCCCAAGCCCCTTCTGATTCCCACCTTCTCAAACCACACAGTGGAAAACTGGTATTATCGAATCTCACCCGACTGCTGGGACCAGAAGAGCAGACCATGCAGCTGGTCTTCTTAGGATGTATTTTTGAAACGCTACTAGTGTTAAGACTTGGAAAGAGATTTCAAGTCAAGCCAAGCCATGGAATGACGAAGCCCCAGGCCAGGAGAccggctgctggggcaggagcggTTCTGTACCCCCAGGAACTGGAAACGCTTCAGAAACCACCACCAGCTGAGTGCGGAAGGAACACGAAAGTTTgaggagagcagcttgggaaaaatctgaaaaagaacTTTACTGGCGATTATTTTCTTCATATGTACATGTACAGtttgacaaagagaaaaaaaaaaaaaaaagaagaaattcagacTTCTCTTTAAGAATCCTtggatttaaatatatatatatttattaaaaagagaCATTGACTCTATGGCCAAGACATCATGCGTCTCAGAACAGGTTTTTACAGCCATGTTATAAAAACCCCTTAGCAAAGCAGTTATGCACTAGACTTCAAACACATGTACTCCAAGAATGACACTGGTGTGGAGGATCTTGTTTTACATCCATTTATTTTTGTCCCTCGGCAATTATAGCATAGTTTCAATACATTTCTAAAGCTATAGAGAAATACCAGGGCAACTAGAGTACATACAAGCCAAAGTTAAAATGGTAgacagctgaattaaaaaaaaagaaaaaaagaaaaaaacaacaacaaaaaaaaagtacgCATTCAGCAGGAAATCTACTATACTTCATTCAGTTTAGGCTTTGTTCTTTAGGGAACAAGGTGCTAACGTGCCATTTTCTCATAAAATGAATCATAATTGCTTCCAAAGAGTTTCTGCTGAAAATTTAGGTGGAAGCAAATAAGTGTAACACTAAACTTTCTCCTATAAACTTAGAAGCAACACTTTCTTGAATCAATTTCCACCCTCCAAATaccactgctgcttttcttgcatgAACCCACTGTTTTATTAAGGCATAACATGCCCTGAGCAATATGCTGGAAATTAGCCAAAAAGCCTAACAATTAAAGGCAAGCACCAAGTGATTATTTTTATAGAcaaattttgaaatctgttttgtaaCTCACCTGTACTTGGGAGTAgcacttgaggaaaaaaagaaaatattgcttttaATTACTTTGAGCAGAATGGCAGTGTTAATTCCCCCTTTCACCCTCCAGGCTGAAGTTTTCAAGCTAATCGTCTAGGTACCTAGGTAGGACCAGCATACCAAGACGCAAGTGGGACGTCAGTTGGAGAGCTTAATTTTTAAGCAACTCGGCATAAAAATTTCAGCGCCCCACCCTAAGCAATTCAAATTACATCTTATTTTCCTCAAGAGACAAGACTCTCATACGCTGGATACCTCTGGTCTTAAAAGCAAGATGGAGCCTGGGCAGGAGAATGGTACACTGTACATGCTCAGACTGCCTTCTAGTCttctttttaaagccagaaaagcCTATAAATTACCTGGTGCGCTGCCCAATTTCTCTAAAAGATGCACACTATTACAGAGTCCAGGATCTAGGAAGGCAGTTTTCGAAGCTAGTGCTAGCAGCACACATGACTTTCTCTACACAAATTTAGGCAATGCTGGCTAGTCCCTTTAAGCTACCAGAGTATCCATAAAAAGAAAGACAACCAAATTATACattttattcacatttatttttcgCTTTTAGTGTGCTCACAGAAAATTAGAACACCTTAAGCAGGAGTTTAATAGCAATTTTTGTAAGCAAAGTTACATTCCATCTCTAAGTCAAATTGGTCAAAGCTTCTCCAGTATTTACAAAAACATGATAGACAAGAtgctacacaaaaaaaaccattgCATCTGAagagttttcctttattttcaaagacaactggaaaagaaagcatTGTCTGCTGTAATCAAAAACATACCACAGTATAAACAGTAACCATTCCACTTATCACAGCttggttgagtttaaaatttgtgtttaaaaggtCCAAGATGACTGCAGTTTTACAAAAATGGGCAGGGTGGAAAGAGTTGCAAACTTCATGTGCTTCTGGATAtcaagatttgtttttttttttctttttttatacaatAGTCACAGTTAAAAACACCCTGCTGGTAATACATAATTACACTTTATTAAGGTCATAAACCAGCAATAAACAATAAAGCCTATACAACTTGTATTTCTACTTAATCACTGACTGATACAGCTAACATGAGATAAGTGAAAAGTTCCTATGGTTTAAATGAATTCCTAAGACTATGATCTCTTTATCTGggtattgatttttatttttattttttttttcctttttcctttccttcttaatCAAGACTTGTAGTGTTGTAAACCTTATAGAACATCTGCCTCACAAAATACATCGtaataactttcttttaaaaaaaagactaaccCCTTACATCATTTCTGGCGGGGCGCGCTCCCGGCAAGGGCTGCGCGCCCCGGGTTCCCCACTGCGGCCCCTGTCACTTCATTTGAGATCCCTTATTGACCCACCCATCTCCTTCATATATGGGCATGTCCATAGACCGATCGGGAAAAGTTTTATACTATGAGGAGAGTtgcaaaggatgaaaaaaaaaaaaaaaaaattttaaaaaaaaggcaaacgaacaaaaaaaaccctcaaacaaacaaaaaaacccaaaccaaccaaaacaaaacattaatactgatgaaaaaaaattaataaaaccaacCGAAAGAAACCAAAATAGAGAGGGCGGGagaggggggcggaggggggcccCCCTCCGCCCGTTGGAATGGCGGCAACACACAACGATTTGAGATGGGAGCTGCGAGGGGTGGGCGGGGTGGGGtcggggggtggtgggggggtggtggtgtgtgagagaaaaaaaaaaaaaaaaaaaaaaaaagagagaaacgaGACATCTTTTAAATCAATCCCTGGTTGTAGACAAGTTCTCCGAGACCAGTACCTGGCACCACTCCAACAAACAAacaggggggggaagaaaaagtccGTCGGCgagaggggcggcggcggggcccttTACTCCGCCGACTCGCCGGCGGCTCCCTCCGGACTGCTCTCGGAGGGGGGCTCCTGCCGCGCCGGCGCCGGCTCCTCCGCGGGGGCCGCCTCCTGATCGCCGCTGCCCGCCTCCATCGtggcggcgcccgccgccgcctcctccttcgccttcccctcagccgccgcctgctgctgctgctgctgctgtggcggctgctgctgctgctcctccgccgccgccgccgccggggccggggtctCCTCTCCCGCCGCCTTCTCGGGGGCGGCCTCGTCCGATTTGGCCTCCTGCGAGTCCCCCGCCTCCTCCTTGCCCGcctcagcggcggcggcggccgcgcaggCCTCCTCGGCGGCGGCCTTGCCCTcctcgccgcccgccgcctcaggggccgccgccgcctcctccttcccgccctccgccgcggcggcggcggcggcggcgccggcctCGCTCTCGGCCCCTTCGCCGGcctccttcttgttcttcttGAAGGAGAAGCCGCTGAGCTTAAAGGACTTCTTGAAGGAAAAgcgcttctttttttttttcggggtCTCGCTGCTGGAGGAGGGGGTCGCCCCCTCCTCAGTCTTGGGGGAGGACTCGCCCTCCGCCGGGGAGGCCGGCTCGGTGCTCTCCGCCTCGGCCGCCTCCTTCTCGGAGGCGGGCTCCGACGAGGCCGCCTCCTCCTTGCCCGTCTCCTCGGCGGGCGCGCTGCCGTTGGCCTGCACCTCCTCCTtgcccgcctccgccgccgcgggggagGCGTCGCCGTTCACCTTCACGTGGCCGTTCTCCTGCAAGACACCGACGGGCGTTACCGGCCGTGCAGGGAGGGGGacaccgggcggcggcggcctcccCGCCCGGCGGCCTACTCCCGCCCGGGCCCTCCGCCGCCCCTTCGCCCACCAGGCCGGCcgggcggccggccccgccggcggccgccagAGGGCGCCGCGGTTCCACGCAGCGGCAGCGCCGCCGCGCACCCCGCCCCCGGCGCGCCCCGTccagccgcggcggcggcgcggggcggggaaGGCTAACAAAgctcgcccggccccggccccccccgcccgccgctgccccTCTCCGCCCGGCGAGGCTCCCACCACACCCCACCCCgtacacccccccctccccgcacacacacacaccgcccgCATTTGCATCGTTCAGGCGCCCGCAGAGCGGCTGGCTTgccccgggcgggggcggcggcggcggcggcggggggggggggtccctgcccgcAACGCCAACGCTGCTGGTCGGGGCAGCGGGGGCACGGCCAGCCGGCTCAcgcgtggagggggggggggggtgacagaaAGCCGTACCCCCGCGGCCGACCCACACCCCAACAGTCTTCCCCCGGCACGGATGCCGCGGACGGGGCGGTCGGCgaaacccccccagccccgcggtcCCGCCCGAgggggggctgcccgccgccgaacccaccttcccccccaccccccccccaaacccggcGGCTCCGGCCCCCGCTACTACCCAGAGGCATCCTGCCGCCGCGAGAGGCGTTTGGCGCTAGGCACCGAGCGTCTTCGGGAGAAGGAGGTTAAGCGGGCAGAAAAGCCAAGCGGTGTAAGATCCTTCCGTTTAAGAACCATTGGGACACTTCGGCGTAATACAcgagggatttaaaaaaaaaataaaactaaaaaaaggggaaaaaagatgtgccccctccttccccccccccccccccggcaggaaAGCTAAAGGAACGAATCATTCAAAGCCGAGCccgcttaaaaaaaaagataaaaataaaaaaataaagcgaTTATTCCTTTGCCTCGAGTTGCAAAGATAAAAGGATCGACCGTATTCTCCATTGAATGTGCCACCGGGGCATCAAAGGAAGAAGAATTAAACAGGATGCGAAAGAGAGTCCGTCGAAGTTGGCTTAAAAAAAGGAGtaggtttaatattttttttaattttttttttttttttttacctgtccATTCGCCTTGGATGGAGATGCAGCCACTGCTTCCCCAGGTTTCTCGGCGGAGGCTTCGCCCTTTGCAGCGGTCTTGGAGAACTGGGCACCCATGCTGTCTTATTCAACAAAGAAACTCAACAGATCCAAAAGGAGGGGAAACAAAGAGCGTTGGGTTGGTATAAATACTGGgcgaccagcagcagcagcaacacacacacacaccagaggggaaaaaaaaagagaagagagaacagAACCGATTATAATgcactccttttaaaaaatttaaagttGAAGAGatcaaaaagcagcagcacaggagggaggggaaaaaaaagggaggaaaaagtcgagcaaaaaaaaaaaaaaaaaaaaggagcccaAGTTTAGtaaaaagaagtaataaaaaatcCCAGATTTGTAGCCGTACTGTAGACaaggagaaaatggagaaatctCCCTGGTTGCTAATAAGATGCGGAGTCCAACGCCCAAGTGCACAGATGAATGGGCTTCCCGAGCGGTGACGGCAGCCCTCCGCCCGGCGCCGGCCAATCGCCGCCGCGCCACACAaaggggggcggggcctggccgcCCGGCGAACAATGGAGCCGCGATGGCAGCGGTTTGAAATCAGCCCCCGGCCGATAATGAATGTGCCGCTccggcgcggcgcgggcgggcgcgcgGAGCTCCGCGCTGGGGAGCGAACAAAACACGCCGAGaaagcggggcgggcgggcggagacAATGGTGCGAGGGGCGTGCGGGCGAGTGTGAGGGCGATTGTGAGCGAGTgtgagcccggcccggccccgccgcccgcccccacC
The window above is part of the Accipiter gentilis chromosome 15, bAccGen1.1, whole genome shotgun sequence genome. Proteins encoded here:
- the MARCKS gene encoding myristoylated alanine-rich C-kinase substrate; translated protein: MGAQFSKTAAKGEASAEKPGEAVAASPSKANGQENGHVKVNGDASPAAAEAGKEEVQANGSAPAEETGKEEAASSEPASEKEAAEAESTEPASPAEGESSPKTEEGATPSSSSETPKKKKKRFSFKKSFKLSGFSFKKNKKEAGEGAESEAGAAAAAAAAEGGKEEAAAAPEAAGGEEGKAAAEEACAAAAAAEAGKEEAGDSQEAKSDEAAPEKAAGEETPAPAAAAAEEQQQQPPQQQQQQQAAAEGKAKEEAAAGAATMEAGSGDQEAAPAEEPAPARQEPPSESSPEGAAGESAE